The proteins below are encoded in one region of Polynucleobacter sp. AP-Elch-400A-B2:
- a CDS encoding sterol desaturase family protein translates to MDSNPLSAAIASAYASVQEFLFTYVAGPILYQFDLMSMAEDVFDGIDWFLFGCIQIFLIAVILRVWERFSPAEIQERFAKNSKADIFYTLFHRLGIFHGLIFITLSGFFFQIDSVLHDFRFGRLNVESWWPSVTSIPLVSFCIYFILLDFVEYLYHRASHVFNWWWKLHALHHSQTVMTAWSDDRNHIVDDIMHAFVFSLFALLFGVSPAQFIVLVVLSQLIQSWQHANLKIDLGPLKYVLISPVYHRLHHAVGYGHEAKGKPGVLGGCNFGVLFPWWDMIFNTAIFSKEVHPTGVRDLVLSPNVLQHQWQTLMHSIREIFPKAK, encoded by the coding sequence ATGGATTCAAACCCTCTTTCAGCTGCCATCGCTTCAGCCTACGCTAGCGTTCAAGAATTCTTGTTCACCTATGTTGCTGGGCCAATTTTGTATCAATTTGACCTGATGTCGATGGCTGAGGATGTGTTTGATGGTATCGACTGGTTTTTATTTGGGTGCATTCAGATTTTCTTGATTGCTGTCATTCTCAGAGTCTGGGAGAGATTTTCCCCGGCAGAGATACAAGAGCGGTTTGCAAAGAACTCCAAGGCAGATATTTTTTACACCTTGTTTCATCGCCTAGGCATTTTTCATGGCCTGATTTTTATTACCTTATCTGGATTTTTCTTTCAGATTGATTCGGTCTTGCATGATTTTCGTTTTGGCAGGCTGAATGTCGAATCCTGGTGGCCGTCAGTGACATCGATACCCTTGGTGAGTTTTTGTATCTACTTTATATTGCTCGATTTTGTGGAGTATTTATATCACCGGGCTTCCCATGTTTTTAATTGGTGGTGGAAACTGCATGCCTTGCATCATAGTCAAACAGTGATGACTGCTTGGTCTGATGATCGCAATCACATTGTCGATGACATCATGCATGCGTTTGTGTTTTCCCTTTTTGCTCTTTTATTTGGAGTATCACCTGCCCAATTTATTGTATTGGTGGTATTGAGCCAACTCATTCAGAGCTGGCAACATGCTAATTTAAAGATTGATCTTGGACCTTTAAAATATGTATTGATTTCTCCAGTGTATCACCGGCTACATCACGCGGTAGGTTATGGTCACGAGGCCAAAGGTAAGCCAGGCGTATTGGGTGGGTGCAACTTTGGTGTCTTATTTCCTTGGTGGGACATGATCTTCAATACGGCAATCTTTTCAAAAGAGGTTCATCCTACTGGAGTCAGAGATTTGGTTTTGTCGCCCAATGTATTGCAGCACCAGTGGCAGACTCTCATGCACTCGATTCGAGAAATCTTTCCTAAAGCAAAATAG
- a CDS encoding polysaccharide deacetylase family protein, whose translation MYLNATLVRLTACIILAACSALGIAQEVNCKKTVYLTFDTGNMSVAQTIADILNRQNVKATFFLANEKTSRGDFSLDDSWKSYWQDRVREGHHFGSHTYDHLYFVKDGPSGEIFAKPQFGPKAGVATLYNEAAYCREIRRVDERFKELTGTSIQKIWRAPGGKTSPRSIRMGDQCSYQHIGWNAAGFLGDELSSQTHPNKVLLDKASSQLQDGDIAMAHLGIWSRKDPWAPAVLEQLILNLKARGFCFATLPKRDK comes from the coding sequence ATGTATTTGAATGCGACCCTCGTTAGACTGACGGCATGCATTATTTTGGCCGCATGCTCTGCGCTGGGTATTGCACAAGAGGTGAATTGTAAAAAAACGGTTTACCTGACTTTTGATACCGGTAATATGTCTGTAGCGCAAACAATCGCCGACATTTTGAATCGTCAAAATGTGAAAGCTACCTTTTTTCTAGCGAATGAAAAAACTAGCCGTGGTGATTTTTCTTTAGACGACTCTTGGAAATCGTATTGGCAAGATCGCGTTCGTGAAGGCCATCACTTTGGTAGTCATACCTATGACCATTTGTACTTTGTGAAGGACGGCCCTAGCGGAGAGATCTTTGCAAAGCCACAATTTGGACCAAAGGCTGGAGTGGCCACACTGTACAACGAAGCAGCTTATTGCCGAGAAATCCGCCGAGTAGATGAGCGCTTTAAAGAGTTAACTGGTACCAGTATTCAGAAAATTTGGCGTGCCCCTGGCGGGAAAACATCACCCCGTTCAATCAGGATGGGAGATCAATGCTCTTACCAGCATATTGGCTGGAATGCCGCGGGCTTTTTGGGTGATGAGCTGAGCTCACAGACGCACCCCAACAAAGTGCTTTTGGATAAGGCTAGTAGCCAGCTCCAGGATGGAGATATTGCTATGGCCCATCTGGGTATTTGGTCGCGCAAGGATCCCTGGGCTCCAGCAGTATTAGAGCAGCTGATATTGAATTTGAAGGCTCGGGGGTTTTGTTTTGCAACCCTGCCAAAACGGGATAAATAA